In Planctomycetaceae bacterium, the following are encoded in one genomic region:
- a CDS encoding PQQ-binding-like beta-propeller repeat protein produces MSVGAGLGGSPIIVGGRVYVMGWGGQGDVVRCLDAKSGKTIWKQEYKARRDGRFQKGESPEGPTCTPTFDKDTGYLYTRGNDGDLYCWDTADNQARKVWHINLYDAYKVTARHSSARQDPGRDYGYTGNVLIYKDWAIMEVGSTREGNIMAFDKRTGRRVWASQDKSQAGHSCGPVMMEIEGIACVVSFTLEGLRVMRADSGHEGQNVAFLQWAMPFNVNIPTPCVLGDTVLITGTAQYASGKKSTFLKIAPGGIVRQWQGVRQSYVCSPVAHDGYVYDVSRKLYCMDWATGALKWEGGSMGGETGSVLVTGDNKLIAWGDRRLLLVESARNSPDKYKELAALENPIANSRGHCYSHVALGEGCLLIKDGSGQLACYAVGGTAPASTTSRAEK; encoded by the coding sequence ATGTCGGTGGGTGCTGGTCTGGGCGGATCGCCCATTATCGTCGGTGGCAGAGTCTATGTCATGGGCTGGGGCGGGCAGGGGGATGTCGTGCGGTGCCTGGACGCCAAGAGCGGCAAAACGATCTGGAAACAGGAATACAAGGCCAGACGCGACGGGCGGTTTCAGAAGGGGGAATCCCCCGAAGGACCTACCTGCACGCCCACATTTGATAAGGACACCGGATACCTCTACACGCGGGGCAACGACGGCGACTTGTACTGCTGGGATACTGCCGATAACCAAGCCAGGAAGGTCTGGCATATCAACCTGTACGACGCTTACAAAGTCACGGCCCGGCACAGCAGTGCCAGGCAAGACCCCGGCAGGGACTACGGCTACACGGGGAATGTCCTTATCTACAAAGATTGGGCAATCATGGAGGTTGGCAGCACACGGGAAGGCAATATCATGGCCTTCGACAAGCGCACCGGGCGCAGGGTTTGGGCATCACAGGACAAGAGCCAGGCCGGCCACAGTTGCGGTCCGGTGATGATGGAGATCGAGGGCATTGCCTGCGTCGTCAGCTTCACGCTGGAGGGGCTGCGCGTGATGCGGGCCGACTCCGGGCACGAAGGGCAAAATGTCGCCTTTCTCCAGTGGGCCATGCCATTCAACGTGAACATACCCACGCCTTGCGTTTTGGGTGACACCGTGCTCATAACCGGGACGGCCCAGTACGCTTCGGGCAAGAAGTCCACCTTCCTCAAAATAGCCCCCGGCGGGATCGTCCGCCAGTGGCAAGGTGTGCGCCAGAGCTACGTGTGCAGTCCTGTCGCCCACGACGGCTACGTCTATGACGTTAGCAGAAAGCTTTACTGCATGGACTGGGCCACGGGAGCTCTTAAGTGGGAGGGAGGGTCCATGGGCGGCGAGACCGGATCGGTACTGGTCACCGGCGACAACAAGCTCATCGCCTGGGGCGACCGGCGACTGCTGCTGGTGGAGTCGGCGCGAAACTCGCCCGACAAATACAAGGAACTGGCCGCATTGGAGAATCCTATCGCCAACAGCAGAGGCCACTGCTACTCCCACGTCGCCCTCGGCGAAGGATGCCTGCTCATCAAGGACGGGTCGGGCCAGCTCGCCTGCTATGCCGTCGGCGGCACGGCACCGGCGTCAACGACCTCTCGGGCTGAGAAGTAG